The sequence below is a genomic window from Citricoccus muralis.
GGACCTGCCCAGCGAGCGGGCGGTGCAGGCGGGCATGGAGCAGCTGCTGGGTTCGCGCACCGCGCTGATCATCGCCCACCGGCTCTCCACCGTGCTCACCGCCGACCGGGTGCTCGTGATTGACGACGGCCGGATCGTCGAGGATGGCAGCCCGGCACAGCTGCTGGCCGAGGGCGGCCGGTTCGCCGAACTGCACCGGGCTTGGGAGCAGTCTCAGCACTGAATCAGAATCAGCTCTGGTACTGGTCCCGGTACTGCTCTCGCAGCCCCTTCTTGTTGAGCTTGCCCACCGAGGTGCGGGCAATGGTATCCACGAACAGCACTTCGTCGGGCAACTGCCAGTCGGCGAAGGCGCCGCGTAAGACACCGCGGACGTCATCGTCACTCACAGAGTCCCCCTCCTGAGCGACGACGAGCGCCAGCGGCCGTTCTTCCCATTTCGGGTGGGGGATGCCGAAGACCGCTGCTTCAGCAACCCCGGGCAGGCTGACGATGAGGTTCTCCATATCGATGGAGGAGATCCACTCGCCACCGGACTTGATCACGTCTTTGAGCCGGTCGGTGACCTTGAGGTAGCCGCGGGAGTCGATGAATCCCACGTCGCCGGAACGCCAGTAACCCTCGGCGTCGAAGCCGGCCTCGCTGGCCTCCGGGTTCTGGTAGTACTCCGCGGTGATCCAGGGACCGCGCAGCATGATTTCGCCCACGGACTTGCCATCGTGCGGTAGTGGTTCACCGGCCGGGTCCACGATCTTCACGTCGACGCCGGGGACCACGTACCCCTGAGACCGGCGCAGCTCCCAGGCCTCGTCCTCGGTGAGGCCCAAGCCGGGCCGCAACCGGTTGGTGGAAGCGACCGGGGAGGTTTCGGTGGCGCCGTAGGCGTGCACCACCTCGGCCCCGGTGAGCTCATAGAACCCCCGCATCATTGACAGCGGTGGTTCGGAGGCTCCGCAGATCAGGCGCATCCTGGAGAAATCGGGAGCGGAGCCATTCTTAGCCACCCCTTCCAGGTGCTGCAGCATCGGCATCAGGATGGCCGGCGCGGCCGGGGCCACGGTGACCCCGTGATCCATCATGGCCGAGGTGAGCATCTCCATCTCGGTCGCGGCGAACCGGCCGGGAAGCACCGAGCGAGCACCCACCAGCACGGCAGTGTAGGGCAGTCCCCAGCACTGCACGTGGAACATCGGGGTGAGGAACATGATGGTGTCTTGCACGGTGATGCCGATGTTCATCGCCACCGCGGAGGCGTGCAGCCAGGTGGAGCGGTGCGAGAAGAACACGCCCTTGGGCCGGCCGGTGGTGCCGGTGGTGAAGCAGGCGCCGGAAGCGGTGCGCTCATCCACCTCGGGCAGCTGGAAGCGTTCTGCTTCGTCTTCGCTGGCCAGCAGCGCCTCGTAGTGCAGTTCGCCATCGCGGGCGTCGTCGACGTCGTCGCTGGCGATGATCCAGGTGACCGAAACCCGGTCCTGGACGTCTTCCATGACCGAGCGCAGGGACTCATCGACGATGATGTGGCTGACCCCGGAGTGCTCGATGACGTAGCTGAGGTCGGTGGGTGACAGGCGCAGGTTCAGCTGCACCATGGTCGCGGCGAGTGCGGGCACGGCGAAGTAGGACTCGAAGTGGCGCAGATCGTTCCACATCAGCAGACCCACGTGGGTGCCAGCACCGATGCCCAGGCCGCTGAAGCCGGTCGCCAGGCGTCGCACCCGCGCCCAGGTGTCAGCGTAGTTGGTGGTGTGCCACTGGCCGTCGAGGGTGCGGTGCACGACGTCCTGATCGCCGAAGCTGCGGGCAGCGTGAGCAAGCATGCGGGTGGTGGTGAGCTGCGCGTCGCCCATGGTGGAGACGGTGCCCAGTACGGGTGATGTCATCAGTGACCTCCTGGTGGAATGTCACGTCGGTACTGGGCGCAACGTTGCGGTAACGTTGCAGCTTATCCACAGGTGAATTCGCGGCCGGTGAGCCGCTCAAATGCCTCCACATAGCGGGCCCGGGTCTTCGCCACGATCTCCTGAGGCAGCTCCGGAGGTTGCGAGGTGCGGTCCCAGTCGGTGCTGGTGAGCCAGTCGCGGACAAACTGCTTGTCAAACGAGGCCTGGGCGCGGCCCGGCTCATAATCGGCAGCATCCCAGAACCGCGAAGAATCCGGGGTGAGCACCTCATCACCCAGGGTGATCAATCCGGTAACGACGTCGACCCCGAACTCGACCTTGGTATCGGCGAGGATGATGCCGGCCTCGCGAGCCGCGCGTTCGGCGCGGCGGTAGATCTGCAGCGTCATCCGGCGCAGTCGCTCCGCCGGGATCTGCCCAATCCGGGAGGCCATCTCCTCGAAGGTGATGTTCTCGTCGTGCTCGCCCACCTCTGCTTTCGCGGACGGAGTGAAGATCGCCTCCTCCAGCCGGGAGCCATCGGTGAGGCCCTGGGGCAGCGGAATGCCGGTGACAGTGCCGTGCTCGCGGTATTCGGCCAGCCCGGAGCCGGTGAGGTAGCCGCGGGCGATGCACTCCACCGGGTACATCTGCAACCGGCGCACGATCATCGCCCGGCCGCGCACCTGCTCGGGCACGTCCAGGGAGACCACGTGATTCGGAATGTGCTCCTCGTCCGGGTTCTCCGGGTCGGGCTGAGCCAGCTGCTCGAACCACCACAGCGAGAGCTGAGTGAGCACCGCGCCCTTGTCGGGGATGGCGGGAGACAGCGCAAAATCGTAAGCGGAGATACGGTCAGAGGCCACGACCATCACGGTGGTGGAGGCCCCGGGCTCGGAATCGGCGGGTTCGTAGAGGTCACGCACCTTGCCGGAGTAGATGTGGCGCCAGCCGGGAATCTCGATCATGCCTGCTCCTCCCCCGGAATCTGGATGTCGCCGCGTTCGGCCTTCAACCCGATGTCGGTGCGCCACTGGCCGCCGTCGAGGCTCAGGGTGGCCACCCCGGCGTAAGCCTGTTCGCGCGCTGCGGCGAGGGTCTCGCCCTGGCCGACCACGGCGAGGAGTCGGCCACCGGCGGACAGATACGTCCCGTGTTCTCCGAGCACGGTGCCGGCATGCAGCACGGGGGCCTGCACCTCGTCGAGCCCAGTGATCTCGTCACCCTTGCGCGGGGTGCCCGGATAACCGGCGGCAGCCACCACGACGTCGACGGCGTAGCCGGGCTCCCACTCCAGCGCCGGGTACCCATTCAGTTCGGAGGTGGCGGCGGCGTGCAGCAGCTGCCCTAGCGGCGAGCGCAACTGGGCGAGGACGGCTTGGGTCTCGGGATCACCGAAGCGAGTGTTGAATTCGATCACGCGCACCCCGCGGGCGGTCACGGCCAGCCCACAGTAGAGCACGCCGTTGAAGGGGGTGCCGCGCTGGACCATCTGCTCCAGCACCGGCCGGGCCACGGTGTCGAGCACCTCGTCGACGAAGCCGTCGGGCAGCCAGTCCAGCGGGGTGTAGGCGCCCATGCCTCCGGTGTTGGGGCCGACGTCTCCGTCGAAGATGCGTTTAAAATCCTGGGCCGGTTGCAGCGCTACAGCGTCGGTGCCGTCGGCGATGACGAACAGGGAGACCTCGGGTCCGTCGAGGAACTCCTCGATGACGACCTGCGAGCCGCCGTCGAAGCAGCTCTGCGCGTGGGCCAGGGCTTCCGCACGGTCCTCGGTGACCACGACACCCTTGCCTGCGGCCAGTCCGTCGTCCTTGACCACATAGGGTGCGCCGAATTCGTCCAACGCAGCTGCGGCTTCTTCCGCGGTGGTGGCCACACGGGCGGAGGCGGTGGGCACGCCGGCGTCGCTCATGATCTCCTTGGCGAAGGCCTTGGAGGACTCCAGTCGGGCGGCCTGCTGTGAGGGGCCGAACGTGGCGATCCCAGCGGCGCGCAGGGCGTCGGTGACCCCGGCAGCCAGCGGCGCCTCGGGGCCCACCACCACCAGATCCGCCGCCAGCTGCTGTGTCAGTTGCACGACCGCGTCGGGGTCGGTTTCGGAGACGGCGTGCACGGGCACATCCCCCCCGATTCCCGCATTACCCGGGGCGGCATGGATTTCCTCCACCGCGGGGTCGTTCATGAGGGCACGAATAATGGCGTGTTCGCGGCCGCCGGAGCCGAGCACAAGAATCTTCACGGGGTCAAGCCTACTGGCTGTGCACTATTCTGGCGGTATGCATGAATCCGACCGGTCTCGTGACGATCATCCCTTCGGACATCAATACGGGCGCTCGCCCTCGTCGTCGCCGCTGATTCCAGGGTGGCTGCAGGTCACCTATATGTGGGTGATCGTCAGCTTCACCTGCACCCTGATCGTCTGGTACGGCTTCCGGATGGCCGGATTCGGCCGGGGTGACATTCCCCAGGCCACCATCTCGCTCACCGTGGGCGTCATCGCTGGCAGCATCGTCACCGTATTGTTGCGCCGCCGGCGCTCGGGCCGGGGAGGCCGGCGATGACCGCCCAACTCATCAACGTGGTGCGCAACGACGTCGTCGAGTCTTCCTCGCAGGGCTCCGCCGTGGTGGTGGGCCCCGACGGTAGCGTGCTCTGCACTGTTGGCACGCCGGAGGACATTATTTATCCGCGTTCCTCGCTGAAACCCCTGCAGGCTATCGCCTCGCTGCGGGTGGGTGCACCGTTACGTGACGAGCAGCTGGCCCTGGCCTGTGGCTCGCACCGCGGCACCGAGGCCCACCAGCAGGTCGCCGCCCGCATTCTCGACGACGCCGGTTTGAGCGAGGACGACCTGCAGTGCCCGGAGGCCTATCCCGCTGACTCCGGTGAGGTGGCCCGGCTGGCCGCCGTCAGCGCCCCGGTGCGGCTGACCAAGACGCCCTTGGCGTTCAACTGCTCGGGCAAACACTCCGGGTTCCTCTCCGCCGCCCGCGCCGCCGGGCATCCCACCGAGACCTACCTCGACCCGGAACACCCGGTGCAGCGCGAGGTGTTCTCGGTGATCGAGCAGTACTGCGATGAGACGATCACCCATCACGGCGTGGATGGCTGTGGCGCCCCGGCCCCGATACTCTCGCTGACCGGGCTGGCCCGCGGCATCGGACAGGTGGCGTCGGCCCCGCACCGGCGCACCGCAGAGCTGGCCGCCGCTCAGGTAGCCACCGCCATGCTCGAGCACCCCTGTGCGGTGCACGGTCCCACCAGCTCCGACACCGTGATCCTGCGCGAGCTCGGCGTACTCTCCAAGCTCGGAGCCGAGGGGGTCCGCGTGCTCGCCGCCCCCGATGGCACCACCGTGGCGGTGAAAGCCCAGGACGGGTCGCACCGGGCCGGCGGGCTCGTCGGGCTGGTACTGCTCTCTCAATTCGCCCCGGAAGCGGTGCCGCTGGACGCCATCACCCCCGTGCTGGAGACCGTAGTGCCGCAGGTGCTCGGTGGCGGGAAACCCGTGGGCCGGATCCAGCTGGGCCACGACGTGCTCGAGGTGCTCGACTGATGGCGCGGCGCCGTATCGACCCCGTCGAGGGCCGGGCCGCCGTCCAGGCCTGGCGCGACGCCGAGGACCCGTCCGCACTGTCCCGCTCCGTGCGCGGCACCGCGGTGCGCTTCAGCCTGGAGGAACTCGCCGCCCTGTCCCCCGGACGCTCGGTGGAGGTCCGGGTGCCACCCTTCGGCGTCACCCAGTGCATCCAGGGTCCCGACCACACCCGCGGCACTCCGCCGAATGTCATCGAGACCGATCCGTTCACCTGGATGGCGCTGTGTCTGGGCACCCTGACCTGGGATGACGCGCTCGCTTCCGGCGCCGTCGCCGCCTCAGGGCTCCGTGCGGATCTCAGCGAGCGCCTACCCCTGTTCTGAACCGCGCTTGACGTAGCCTGCATCACATTGCACACTCATGTCCATGAACCTGTCAGACAGCTGGACACCTGGACAGCAACCGATCGTGCGCACCAGCGCGTCCGAAGCGGTCTTCCATGCCTTGCGCTCGTCCATTGAAGCCCAGGAAATTCCCCTCGGCGCCAAGCTGGGCTCCGAAGCCAGCCTTGCCTCGGACTACGGCGTCTCGCGCTCGGTGGTCCGTGAGGCGTTGCGCTCCTGCGCCGCTATGGGCCTGACCCGCACCGAAACCGGGCGCGGCACGTTCGTGGTGTCTCACCGCCCCACCCGCACGCTGATGCTGGGCGGCTACTCCTCGGAAGACCTGCACGAGGCCCGTCCCCACATCGAGATCCCGGCTGCCGAGCTGGCCGCCGTCCGGCGCACCCACTACGACCTGGAGCGGCTGGCCGGACTCGTCGAGCAGATGGAACAGGAAGACGACGCCGCCACCTGGGTGGAACTCGACGCTGCTTTCCACGCCGCCATCGCCGCCGCCAGCAGCAACTCGGTGTTTGACCGGGTTGTCACCGATATCCGCGAGGCGATGAGCCGCCAGTCGGGAACCGTGAACCGGGTGAGCGGGCGCCGCGATCCCTCCAACCAGGAACATCGCGCCATCCTCGCTGCCATCGAGTCCAAGGACGCCGCCGCTGCCGGCACCGCCATGCGCGCCCACCTCGACACCGTTCAAAACGCCGTCGCCGCCAGCAACAGGAGCACCTCGTGACCGCACTACCCCACCACGTCCCCCTGGCCGCCCAGACCCGCGGCGAACGGGTGGAATCCCTGCACTATGGATCCGCGGTGGTGCTCTCCGGAGACTCGACGACCGTCTACGGCGACGCCGAAACCCCGTTCTATCCGCGGTCGGCCCTGAAGCCGTTGTTCGCGGTCGGGATGCTGCGGGCCGGGTTGGACCTCACCGACGAACAGATCGCCCTAGCTGCGGCCAGCCACTCCGGGTCTGAGGAACACCAGCGGGTCGCTCTCTCCACCCTCGCTACCGCCGGGCTGGGCCCCGAGCACCTGGACAACTCCATCGACCTGCCCTACGGCACTGCAGAGCGCGCCGCCTGGTTGGCCGCCGGACACGGCCCCACCCAGCTGGCGCAGAACTGCTCCGGTAAACACAGCGCCCTGGTCGCCCTGTGCCGCCTGCACGGCTGGCCCGTGGAGGGCTATCTAAGCCAGAATCACCCGGTATACCGACTGCTCACCGACACGGTCATCGAACTCACCGGTGAAACTCCCGCGCACATCAGCACCGATGGCTGCGGAACCCCCGTGCACGCCCTGACCCTGCCGGCGCTGGCCCGCGGCTTCGCCCGACTAGCCGCCGCCGACGCCGACACCCCCGAGGGCCGGGTTGCCGCAGCGATGCGCGCCCACCCCGAGCTGGTGGCCGGCGAGGGCCGCGATGTCACCACCGTAATGCGCACCCTCGACGGCGCGGTCGCCAAAGACGGATTCGAGGGCATCCAAGCACTCGCCCTGGCCGACGGCACCGCTGTGGCCCTCAAGATCGCCGACGGCGCCGACCGCGCCCGAATGCCAATCACCCTAGCCCTGTTGGCTGAGCATCCCACCCCCGTGGCTCACCAGCTGGATTCCCCCGCCCTGACCGACGTCCTCGCCCCACCGGCCTTCGGTGGCGGCCAGATCGTCGGCCGCTTACGCGCCCTGCCCCGCACCGCGCGCACCGTCCGCCACTGACACCTCTGGCACCTCTCTGGCCTTTCTGATTTCTGATCCCCGACTGAGGTGCGCCCGGCATACCGCGGGCTGATCGTCGACCCCGATTCACCATCCTGCACAAGATTCTCACCCCATGTCCTCCAACGACGCCTACCCGACGACGGTGAACATGGCGACCTATCTCGCTGGGCAGCCGCCGCTGGACGCTCTCGAGCAGCTGGAGCAGTCCTGCCGGGCGAGGACCACCGAGATCAACTTGGGCGCCACCGCCCGAGAGTTCTTCGGTGAGAAAGCAGCTTTCGCCACCCACTGGCTGTACTGGTTGAACGGGCGATGCCTGCCATCGTCAATATCACCGCCATCGCCCTCTACATGATCTTCTCCGGCAAGGCTGAGCGCCCCGCCCTGGCCGCGCAGCCGGCCGGCGGCGAGGGCACCGAAGACGACGCCGACCAGACGCGCGTCTGACGCACCGGTGAACTCTGGCTAGACTGGGGGCACTATGTCGCGTTCTGCTTCAAGCACCCCGGACGACCCCGGTCAGCCAGAGTCCCCCACCCCCTCGGATCCCACGCAGCTGGTGCTGCGTCGGGCCCCGCGTCTCAGCGTCTTCCTTATCGGCGGCGCCCTGCTCGGGGTCATCGCGGCACTGATCCTCAACGGCACCCAAGAGCCTAACCCGGACTTCGTGGAGGAGTCCGCACTGGGCTTCTTCATGGTCACCCTAGCGGTGCCCGGTCTCGCCCTGGGTGCGCTGGCCTGGCTGTTGGTCGATCGCCGTTCAAAGAAACGCGCCCGCACCGTCTACGCCGAACCCACCACCGACTACGACAACGCCGATTTCGCCCTCGGCAGCACCGATCTCGACGAGCTGCGACGTCAGTCCCGAGAGCGCGACGCAGAGCAGTAACATAGGGAGTCGGACCCTATGTTCGTGTGGTCCGGCAGCATCAACAGCACTTCAGCAACCACCAGCACCCACAGCATCACAAGGAGCCACTCACGTGTGTGGAATCGTTGGCCATGTCTCGGCCGGTCCCGTAAACCAGCAGGTTTACGACTCTCTGCTCCTGGTCCAGCACCGCGGCCAGGACTCCACCGGCATCGCGACGGCGGATGGGCGCACCCTGCACCAGTCCAAGAAGTCCGGTCAGGTCCGCGAGGCCTACCGCACCCGTGACATGCGCGAACTGCTGGGAAACATCGGCCTCGGCCACGTCCGCTACGCCACCAAAGGCCACGCCACCAACCTGGACGAGGCGCAGCCGTTCTATGTGAACGCCCCCTACGGCATCGTGCTGGTGCACAACGGCAATCTCACCAACACCCGCGAGCTGACCCAGCAGATGCGCGAGCGTGATTTCCGCCATCTGAACTCTTCGTCCGACACCGAGCTGCTGCTCAACGTGCTGGCTTCCTCTCTGCAGGACAACGTGGGCAACCGTCACCTCGACGCCGACGCCATCTTCGAGGCCGTCACCAAGGTCCACTCCCGGATCCGCGGCGCCTACGGCGTCATTGCGCTGATCGCCGGCCACGGCCTGCTCGCCTTCCGCGACCCGCTGGGCATCCGCCCGCTGGTGCTCGGCCGCCGTCAGGTCACCGAGGAGATCGCCGAAGCAGCCCGCACCTATCGCGAGACCCACGGGCTCTCCGACGAACTGCCCGAGCAAGAATGGGTGGTCGCCTCCGAGTCCCTGGTGCTGGAGGCCGGCGGCTACGAGGTCGTCCGCGAGATCGCCCCCGGCGAGGCAGTCTTCATCGACGAGGCCGGACGCATGCAGTCCCAGCAGTGCGCCACCGACACCTCCCTGGTTCCCTGCGCCTTCGAGTACGTCTACCTGGCCCGCCCCGACTCGGTGATGAACGGCATCTCCGTCTACGAGGCCCGGCTGCGCATGGGCGAGAAACTCGCCCAGACCGTGCGCAAGCACGTTCCCGACGACGATTTCGACGTGGTCATGCCCATCCCCGATTCTGCTCGACCCGCCGCCCTGCAGGTAGCCCACACCCTGGGCAAGGAGTACCGCGAAGGTTTCTACAAGAACCGCTACGTCGGCCGCACCTTCATCATGCCCGGCCAAGAGGTCCGCCAGAAGTCGGTGCGACAGAAACTCAACGCCATGCGCTCCGAGTTCGAGGGCAAGAAGGTGCTGATCATCGACGACTCCATCGTCCGCGGCACCACCTCCAAACAGATCGTGGAGATGGCCTACGAAGCAGGCGCGGTGAAGGTCGCCTTCGCCTCCGCCGCTCCCCCGGTCCGCTACCCACACGTCTACGGCATCAACATGCCCAACGCCGAAGAACTCGTGGCCCATAACCGCAGCGTGGAGGACGTCCGCAAGATCCTCGGTTGCGACCACCTCGTCTACCTGGGCGTGGAGGACATGGCCGAGGCCATCATGGCCGACACCGACTGGGACGGCCTGGAGATGTCCTGCTTCACCGGAGAGTACGTGACCGGCGACGTCACCGAGGAATACCTGGAATTCGTCGCCGGCGATCAAGAGTCCTGAGCCCTTCCGAGAAGACTGACACGACCCCGCTGACGCAGACGCAGAAACCGAGGCACATCATGACGCAGCAACCAGATTCCGCCCCCATCACCTACGCCGGCGCCGGAGTCGACGTCGAAGCCGGCGACAAGGCCGTCGAGCTGATGAAAGAGGCCGTGAAGGCCACGCACTCCGCATCCGTCGTAGGCGGCTTCGGCGGCTTCGCCGGCATGTGGGATGCCTCTGCACTGACCCGCTACACCCAGCCGCTGCTGGCCACCTCCACCGACGGGGTGGGCACCAAGGTCGCCATCGCGCAGGCACTCGACATCCACGACACCATCGGCCAGGACCTGGTGGGCATGGTCGTCGACGACATCGTCGTCATCGGCGCCGAGCCGCTGTTCATGACCGATTACATCGCGTGCGGGAAGGTCGTTCCCGAGCGCATCGCCGACATCGTCCGCGGCATCGCCGAGGGCTGCCGCCTGGCCGGTACCGCCCTGGTGGGCGGGGAGACCGCCGAACACCCCGGCCTGCTGGGTGAGCACGAATACGACGTCGCCGGAGCCGCCACCGGCGCGGTCGAAGCCTCCGAGGTGCTGGGCCCGGAGCGAGTGCGCGCCGGCGACGCGGTCATTGCCATGGCCTCCTCCGGCATCCACTCCAACGGCTACTCCCTGGTGCGTCGCATCATCGCCGAACGCGACTGGGCGCTGGACCGCCAGGTCCCCGAGTTCGGCCGCACCCTGGGCGAGGAACTGCTCGTCCCCACCCGCATCTACTCCAGCGACTGCCTGGAGCTCACCCGTCACCTCAACGGCGACGCCCGCACCGGCGCCTCCGCCGCGGTCACCACCGCCTCCGGCGAACCCGCCATGCACGCCTTCTCCCACGTCACCGGCGGCGGGCTGGCGGCCAACCTGGCCCGCGTCCTGCCTCAGGGTCTGATGGCCACCGTGGACCGCACCACCTGGTCGCTGCCCCCAGTGTTCTCCGTGCTTGCCGAACTGGGACAGGTGCCCCAGCCCGATCTGGAGCGCACCCTGAACCTGGGTGTCGGCATGATCGCCGTCGTGGACGCCGAAGCAGCCGAGGAGACCCTGCGCTGGCTGAACGCCCGCGGGGTGGACTCCTGGCATTTGGGCACCGTCTCCGAGATCGACGCCGCCACCGCACCGACCACCAGTGTGGACTACGTGCAGGGTGCCAAGGGCGTCGACGGCGGGGCCGTGCTCATGACAGGCGCCTACGCAGGCTGATTCATCGTCCCGAACTCGTTCGGAGCGTTGTCAGCCCCAGCGGCTCACGATTGCATTGACGCGGGCCCGCGCCCAGTCAGCGCATATTCAGTCCCATCGGATCGACGCTCGACCAATTCGTAATCGACGAGGTAGCGGCGCAGTACGGCAACATCCTGGGAGAAAGGACGGAGCCTGTCGTTGACTTGACGTTCGGTCAGGACCTCGTCCGCAGTGAATACCTCGCTCGCCACCCAGGCCAGCAATTCACCTCGTTCTTCGAGGTTCGCGGGGTACTGCAGAATCCGCTTCCCGTCTACGAATCGCTCACGCCCCTGGCGCGTCGGGACATGCGTGGACTCGAGAACTTTTCGGAAGACATCCGGCACGAAGGCCTGTGTTTCCGGATCCACCATGCCGCTGTCTACCAGCGCTTTGGTCACTTTTCGCCGCTTCGACGGCGAGAGGTCAGCGATCGCAGACTCGACAGTCGCACCAAGCATGATTTCTGCCGCCACACGACGGGAGTCTGCATTGGCGAAAACGGAGATGAGGGGCCGCCACTGGTTTTGAGTATCCACGTCGGTTCGATCCTTGCTGCGCTATCTGGTCCCTTCGAATACTACGACGTGAAGCAATCGGCGATGTGAGCGCGGGGTCAGCGTGCGTGGTCGAACAGTTCCGATGAGAGATAGCGTTCGCCGGTGTCCGGAAGCACCGTCACAATGGTCTTGTTCGCGTTTTCGGGGCGGGCCGCCAGCTCGCGAGCTGCGGC
It includes:
- a CDS encoding long-chain-fatty-acid--CoA ligase, producing MTSPVLGTVSTMGDAQLTTTRMLAHAARSFGDQDVVHRTLDGQWHTTNYADTWARVRRLATGFSGLGIGAGTHVGLLMWNDLRHFESYFAVPALAATMVQLNLRLSPTDLSYVIEHSGVSHIIVDESLRSVMEDVQDRVSVTWIIASDDVDDARDGELHYEALLASEDEAERFQLPEVDERTASGACFTTGTTGRPKGVFFSHRSTWLHASAVAMNIGITVQDTIMFLTPMFHVQCWGLPYTAVLVGARSVLPGRFAATEMEMLTSAMMDHGVTVAPAAPAILMPMLQHLEGVAKNGSAPDFSRMRLICGASEPPLSMMRGFYELTGAEVVHAYGATETSPVASTNRLRPGLGLTEDEAWELRRSQGYVVPGVDVKIVDPAGEPLPHDGKSVGEIMLRGPWITAEYYQNPEASEAGFDAEGYWRSGDVGFIDSRGYLKVTDRLKDVIKSGGEWISSIDMENLIVSLPGVAEAAVFGIPHPKWEERPLALVVAQEGDSVSDDDVRGVLRGAFADWQLPDEVLFVDTIARTSVGKLNKKGLREQYRDQYQS
- a CDS encoding phosphoribosylaminoimidazolesuccinocarboxamide synthase, yielding MIEIPGWRHIYSGKVRDLYEPADSEPGASTTVMVVASDRISAYDFALSPAIPDKGAVLTQLSLWWFEQLAQPDPENPDEEHIPNHVVSLDVPEQVRGRAMIVRRLQMYPVECIARGYLTGSGLAEYREHGTVTGIPLPQGLTDGSRLEEAIFTPSAKAEVGEHDENITFEEMASRIGQIPAERLRRMTLQIYRRAERAAREAGIILADTKVEFGVDVVTGLITLGDEVLTPDSSRFWDAADYEPGRAQASFDKQFVRDWLTSTDWDRTSQPPELPQEIVAKTRARYVEAFERLTGREFTCG
- the purD gene encoding phosphoribosylamine--glycine ligase; this encodes MKILVLGSGGREHAIIRALMNDPAVEEIHAAPGNAGIGGDVPVHAVSETDPDAVVQLTQQLAADLVVVGPEAPLAAGVTDALRAAGIATFGPSQQAARLESSKAFAKEIMSDAGVPTASARVATTAEEAAAALDEFGAPYVVKDDGLAAGKGVVVTEDRAEALAHAQSCFDGGSQVVIEEFLDGPEVSLFVIADGTDAVALQPAQDFKRIFDGDVGPNTGGMGAYTPLDWLPDGFVDEVLDTVARPVLEQMVQRGTPFNGVLYCGLAVTARGVRVIEFNTRFGDPETQAVLAQLRSPLGQLLHAAATSELNGYPALEWEPGYAVDVVVAAAGYPGTPRKGDEITGLDEVQAPVLHAGTVLGEHGTYLSAGGRLLAVVGQGETLAAAREQAYAGVATLSLDGGQWRTDIGLKAERGDIQIPGEEQA
- a CDS encoding asparaginase, with protein sequence MTAQLINVVRNDVVESSSQGSAVVVGPDGSVLCTVGTPEDIIYPRSSLKPLQAIASLRVGAPLRDEQLALACGSHRGTEAHQQVAARILDDAGLSEDDLQCPEAYPADSGEVARLAAVSAPVRLTKTPLAFNCSGKHSGFLSAARAAGHPTETYLDPEHPVQREVFSVIEQYCDETITHHGVDGCGAPAPILSLTGLARGIGQVASAPHRRTAELAAAQVATAMLEHPCAVHGPTSSDTVILRELGVLSKLGAEGVRVLAAPDGTTVAVKAQDGSHRAGGLVGLVLLSQFAPEAVPLDAITPVLETVVPQVLGGGKPVGRIQLGHDVLEVLD
- a CDS encoding sterol carrier family protein — its product is MARRRIDPVEGRAAVQAWRDAEDPSALSRSVRGTAVRFSLEELAALSPGRSVEVRVPPFGVTQCIQGPDHTRGTPPNVIETDPFTWMALCLGTLTWDDALASGAVAASGLRADLSERLPLF
- a CDS encoding FadR/GntR family transcriptional regulator — translated: MNLSDSWTPGQQPIVRTSASEAVFHALRSSIEAQEIPLGAKLGSEASLASDYGVSRSVVREALRSCAAMGLTRTETGRGTFVVSHRPTRTLMLGGYSSEDLHEARPHIEIPAAELAAVRRTHYDLERLAGLVEQMEQEDDAATWVELDAAFHAAIAAASSNSVFDRVVTDIREAMSRQSGTVNRVSGRRDPSNQEHRAILAAIESKDAAAAGTAMRAHLDTVQNAVAASNRSTS
- a CDS encoding asparaginase — encoded protein: MTALPHHVPLAAQTRGERVESLHYGSAVVLSGDSTTVYGDAETPFYPRSALKPLFAVGMLRAGLDLTDEQIALAAASHSGSEEHQRVALSTLATAGLGPEHLDNSIDLPYGTAERAAWLAAGHGPTQLAQNCSGKHSALVALCRLHGWPVEGYLSQNHPVYRLLTDTVIELTGETPAHISTDGCGTPVHALTLPALARGFARLAAADADTPEGRVAAAMRAHPELVAGEGRDVTTVMRTLDGAVAKDGFEGIQALALADGTAVALKIADGADRARMPITLALLAEHPTPVAHQLDSPALTDVLAPPAFGGGQIVGRLRALPRTARTVRH
- the purF gene encoding amidophosphoribosyltransferase, whose product is MCGIVGHVSAGPVNQQVYDSLLLVQHRGQDSTGIATADGRTLHQSKKSGQVREAYRTRDMRELLGNIGLGHVRYATKGHATNLDEAQPFYVNAPYGIVLVHNGNLTNTRELTQQMRERDFRHLNSSSDTELLLNVLASSLQDNVGNRHLDADAIFEAVTKVHSRIRGAYGVIALIAGHGLLAFRDPLGIRPLVLGRRQVTEEIAEAARTYRETHGLSDELPEQEWVVASESLVLEAGGYEVVREIAPGEAVFIDEAGRMQSQQCATDTSLVPCAFEYVYLARPDSVMNGISVYEARLRMGEKLAQTVRKHVPDDDFDVVMPIPDSARPAALQVAHTLGKEYREGFYKNRYVGRTFIMPGQEVRQKSVRQKLNAMRSEFEGKKVLIIDDSIVRGTTSKQIVEMAYEAGAVKVAFASAAPPVRYPHVYGINMPNAEELVAHNRSVEDVRKILGCDHLVYLGVEDMAEAIMADTDWDGLEMSCFTGEYVTGDVTEEYLEFVAGDQES
- the purM gene encoding phosphoribosylformylglycinamidine cyclo-ligase encodes the protein MTQQPDSAPITYAGAGVDVEAGDKAVELMKEAVKATHSASVVGGFGGFAGMWDASALTRYTQPLLATSTDGVGTKVAIAQALDIHDTIGQDLVGMVVDDIVVIGAEPLFMTDYIACGKVVPERIADIVRGIAEGCRLAGTALVGGETAEHPGLLGEHEYDVAGAATGAVEASEVLGPERVRAGDAVIAMASSGIHSNGYSLVRRIIAERDWALDRQVPEFGRTLGEELLVPTRIYSSDCLELTRHLNGDARTGASAAVTTASGEPAMHAFSHVTGGGLAANLARVLPQGLMATVDRTTWSLPPVFSVLAELGQVPQPDLERTLNLGVGMIAVVDAEAAEETLRWLNARGVDSWHLGTVSEIDAATAPTTSVDYVQGAKGVDGGAVLMTGAYAG
- a CDS encoding DUF2087 domain-containing protein, whose amino-acid sequence is MAAEIMLGATVESAIADLSPSKRRKVTKALVDSGMVDPETQAFVPDVFRKVLESTHVPTRQGRERFVDGKRILQYPANLEERGELLAWVASEVFTADEVLTERQVNDRLRPFSQDVAVLRRYLVDYELVERRSDGTEYALTGRGPASMQS